Part of the Spirosoma linguale DSM 74 genome is shown below.
CCGGGTTGCTGGTACATTTCTAGCCGTTGACTCTGTTCGTGGCTCTGAGCGCGTTTTTGGCGGTCGGCCGCTGCCGCCTGTTCTGCGGCCTGTCGTTGCATCTCCCCTTTGGCCTGTTCATCACCGTACTTCATGCAGTGCAAAAACCGGAAGGATTCGGTTAACGAGCGCTCGTAGGTAAACGCCTGGTCAAAGGTCTGCTCGGCACGCTGACTAAAGCTATTGCGCCCAAAACCGCCTAGTACAACGCCTCTCGTGGTGGCCTTGTGGTTGGTCAGGGGGCTAAGATGATACGGGTTCTTGCGCTCATGAAGCCCGTTTTTCTTCCCTTCTGCATACGCCCGTAGATTCTCCGTTCGGCTGACGATCACATGAATGTGGGTTTGATCGCCGGTCTTGGTTACGCCCTTCTGCTGCTCCCCTAATTGGACCGCGCGGTCGGTGTGGTCGAAACTGCGGCTGTGCTCGATCTTGGCAAACCATACTAAGTCTTTGCTTTCTATCCCCTTTCCAAAATTTTGGGCGTACTCTTCCATTGCGGCCCTTGTAAATGCCTGTAACTTCTGCGAGTCACTACTGATATGGGCTAATTCAGCCTGTGAAGGGGCTAAAATCACCTGATAGTACTTAGCATCCTCCCGGCCTAAATTGCGTTTGTTGGGGTCGATCTCGGCCACAACCTCATGGCCCGCTAACTGCTCCCGATTCTGGTTAAACCATAACCCCGCCTGTTCCTTTTCCAAATACTGGACGAGTCCCCCACAACTACCGGCACTCCCCCCACCTATCTTAGTCATCATCGCTTACCAGGCTCATTCTGTTGCTGAATCAATTCGTCCGTCTGCTTTTTGTACTCGGGCCGTAAGGCATTATCCACCAAAGCCGTCCGGAAGGATAGCCGAATCAGGCTTTGAATCGCTTCGACCACACTGGTTAACTGTTCCTCTAGCTGCTCGGCATTAATAGCACTACTGCCTGAGCCTTGCCCGATCTGGGTTCGCATGGCCTTTACTTCAGACAGGATAGGCTTTAGCAATTCCTTCTCCTGCTCCCGGATAAATCCTATCATGCGTTTATCTAGCGTATCTACTTTTTCTGTCAGCTTTTTCAAGGCTACATCAGGTACATCGGCTTTTGTATCACGGGGATCAACCTTGGTAACGGTGAAATATTGCGCCATAACGGCAATCAAATCTTTATGCGATAGGCCAAATTTAGTGCCTAACCGCTCTAACTGCTGGTGCGTCCCTGCGCTGACAGATAGGCTTTTACGGTCGCTCATGTAGTAAGAATTTATACAAAAATTAACTGATTATCAACGCACTATAAATAAAGTATACAATACTTACAATAAGTCGTTAAAATAATTAATTGTAAGCATTTGATTATTAACCCCGTAGGGCGAGAAGAACGGTATGGAGCGTAGCGGAATAGCGTTCCGTCTCGCTCTCTACAAGACCGCTTCGCGCTTCACGCACCGGATGGCTTAACGTTGGAAAGGGGAAGGTAAAGAGAATCTATCGGAGTCACAAATTGACCATTGGTTAGATGGCTAATATGGCGAACTGCGGCAGTGATAGAATAAGATAGAGTAACGGATAGGCTTTTCTTTCCCCGTTGTTATGGGACTGACTTTGTACAGGCTGACTATTATTAGAATAATACAAATCGTGAAACAGTAATAACTATATTTATAGTTGACCCCCCCTCTCCTTCCTTTTAAATTTTTGATTTGTTT
Proteins encoded:
- a CDS encoding hypothetical protein (KEGG: shm:Shewmr7_3847 signal recognition particle- docking protein FtsY) encodes the protein MMTKIGGGSAGSCGGLVQYLEKEQAGLWFNQNREQLAGHEVVAEIDPNKRNLGREDAKYYQVILAPSQAELAHISSDSQKLQAFTRAAMEEYAQNFGKGIESKDLVWFAKIEHSRSFDHTDRAVQLGEQQKGVTKTGDQTHIHVIVSRTENLRAYAEGKKNGLHERKNPYHLSPLTNHKATTRGVVLGGFGRNSFSQRAEQTFDQAFTYERSLTESFRFLHCMKYGDEQAKGEMQRQAAEQAAAADRQKRAQSHEQSQRLEMYQQPGKTPQNEFTDDLRASLSKAYQQKDVNDLGAALASAQAERERQRVAQEQKAEEARKQALEATKLAEQQKLAQQQKIEQKPENSPRISRGLGL